Within Metabacillus sp. KUDC1714, the genomic segment CAAATATGATTGTAGATCTCGTGAAAGAAAAAAATGGTCAACAGAAAAAATCTGCAGAAAAAGTACAATCAGTTGTTTTTGAGCCAAGTTTAATTGTACGGAGTTCAACAGCAGAGTTAAACCTTCGTAAAAAGGTAACCAAATGAAAAGATTAGGTTACCTACTCCATAAATTGAAAGTGATTATTTAAACAATTTTCAAAAAGTTCTTGAAAAAATTTTACCAGTTTCATATAATCAGTTTATAGAAGCATATACGGACGAGTGAAAGTATTGATAAAGGTTTTAAAGAAACGTTCGTACAATCAAGTGATGAGATCTATATGAATTGTGGTAGGAACAGGTATATATTCTTTAGAGTTATATGTAAGCGTTAACAATGATGTTTCTTGGAATGCTTAGACTAGTTGAAGCTTCAATAACTAGAATTTATTTTGGAGGTGTTTTTGGAACAAGCAAACTAAAAAAACTTTTTACGAAATGAACATATACTCTTTCATCCTCGTTGTCATTTCGTTCCTAACGATCTTTGTCTAAACACCAATGTGATAACAAATAAAATGACTCAACTTTTTAAAAAGTATTAGTAGTTAAACTGTATTTTGAAGAATCTTTTAAGCTATTTAAGTTTTATTAGGGAGGGTTTTCTAATGTTACCTACGTCAAAGAGTACATCCCAAGAACTTGCTATACCGGTTAAAAGACAAAATAAATTGGTTAAATTTCTAAATTCGAAAAAGGTAGTGCCTTATATATTTGTTTCTCCTTTTATTCTTTCTTTTCTACTGTTTTCTTTATATCCATCTATTAAAGCAATTATTATGAGTTTTCAACAAGTACTCCCTGGACAAACGACATTTATAGGGGTATCCAACTACTCGAGGGTTTTTAATCCAACATTTTTAAAAGCGCTATCAAATACATCCATTTACGTTATACTAACCGTCATCATTTTAGTGATAACACCAATTGTTCTAGCTGTGTTGTTAGATTCTAAAATTGTAAAATTTAAGACGTTTTTCCGTGCATCGTTGTTTTTACCTGCATTAGCATCAACAATCGTATCTGGTATGGTCTTCAGACTAATGTTTGGCGAAACGGATACTGCAGCGGCCAATCAAATAATGAACTGGTTAGGATTGGGATCAGTTGATTGGAGATACAATGCATGGTCGGGAATGTTTTTAATGGTCCTACTTTGCTCTTGGAGATGGATGGGTGTTAACATTCTTTATTTCTTAGCTGCACTTCAGAATGTACCAAAGGAATTATATGAAGCAGCAGAAATAGATGGAGCATCAACAATTAAGAAATTCTACTATGTAACTTTACCATTCTTAAAGCCTGTTACGATCTTTGTTACGACAATTTCAGTTATCCATGGATTTAGAATGTTTGAAGAAAGCTTCGTGTTCTGGGAAGCTGGTTCACCAGGAAATATTGGGCTAACAGTCGTTGGATATTTATATCAACAAGGTATTCAACAAAATGATATGGGATTTGGTGCTGCAATCGGAGTTGTCTTGATGCTAATCATATTTGTTGTTAGCTTCATTCAGTTAATTTTAACTGGAGCATTTAAAAAGGAGGATGCATAAATGAAAAAGGAAAAAAATTCTCTTTTAGTTTGGGTTGCTAACATAAGTTTTATCATCATTTCATTTATTGCATTATTCCCAATATTAAATTTATTAATCTCGTCATTTAGGCCTTCCTCGGAATTAATGCGTAATGGAATTAGTTTAGTATTTGATCCTAGTACGTTAAGCCTTAATAACTATACGTACATCATTACTCAAGGCGGTAATTACTGGAGTTGGTTTATTAACAGCTTATCCATTTCAGCTATTACCATTATCTTATCGTTGTTCTTCTCTTCAATGGTAGGATATGCATTGGCATTATATGATTTTAAAGGAAGAAATCTTGTCTTTGGATTTGTTCTCTTTATCTTAATGGTTCCATTTGAAATACTCATGCTACCGTTATTTCAATTAATGATCAATATGAACTTAATTAACACCTACACAGCTGTTATTCTACCAGCAGTCGTTGCACCAGTTGCCGTTTTCTTTTTCCGACAATATGCAATTGGTCTTCCAAAAGAATTAATGGATGCAGCTAGAATTGATGGTGCATCTGAATACGGAATTTTCTTTAAAATTATGTTACCACTCATGGCACCATCAATGGCAGCTATGGCAATTCTTCAAGGGTTGGGGAGCTGGAATAACTTCTTGTGGCCATTAATTGTTTTAAGATCAAACGATATGTTTACATTACCTATTGGTTTAGCAACCTTATTAACACCGTATGGGAATAACTACGATATATTAATCGCTGGTTCAGTAATGACAATCGTACCAATTATCATCCTTTTTATCTTCTTCCAACGATATTTTGTAGCTGGACTTACTGTTGGTGGAGTGAAAGGTTAATAGAAGCGCCAGAGTAAAGAGGTGGATAGTAAAATGAATGGAAAACAGATTGTAACAAAACTAGATTATATCCTTCAGTGGATTTCACGCCTTGTCATCTTAAATGTATTATGGATTTTCTTTTCAATCCTTGGCTTATTTGTAGCTGGTATATTTCCAGCTACGGCTGCCCTATTAGGAGTAGCTCGGAAATGGATCATGGGAGAACATGAGATAAAAATTTGGAATACATTTAAGCAAATATATCGGCAGGAATTTGCCTCTGCCAATATTATAGGATGGATTTTATCTATCGCTGGTATCATCCTTTTTATCAATTATCAATTGATCAGCAATTCGACAAGTGACCTGTTTTTTGTTATCCCATTTGCGTTTTACTTCATTGTGTTTTTCTATACAATTCTCTTAATCTGGGCTTTTCCATTACTAGTCCATTACAAGGCTACATGGAGACAACATATTAAAAATGCGATCATTATCGGATTATCCAAAATTCATTATACGATTATGTGTGGGTTGGTGATTGTTTCTATCATCTATTTTTCCCTTAGTTATCCAGGTCTTATCCCATTTTTCACATTTAGTGCAATTGGATGTGGGTCTATGTTTTTTTCATTGCGAATATTCAATAAAATGGATCAAGGGTTAAATAGTCAACTAGTAGATAATCGGTAATAGTACCTATATGAATATGGGTTTTGAAGAACTTCCTAAAAGTCAATAGAATACTAGCCAAAGGTTTAGATTTAACCAGTTTTTGTAAGTGTTCACTAAGTTTTTTGGTTTTTCAAACTTAAGGGAGGTGAGTATTCCAACGTTAAACTTTTTGTTAGCACTCCAGTTTTTGATAATGACAATTAGGGGGATAAAAAATGAAAATGAAAAGTTTGTTATCTATACTTTTGGGTTTATCAATGTGTTTCTTGTTGGTAGCCTGTAAAGGTGGAAACTCAACTTCTGGTGAAGCAACTGAATCAGAAGTAATAGGTGGAGACGTTGAAGATGCTACTGAATTAAAGTATTGGACTTTTGTTGAATTACACATGGAATTCTTTAAAGACGCAGTACCTCGTTGGAATGAACTTCATCCAGATAAACCAATTAAACTTGTTGCTGAAACATTCCCTTACGATCAAATGCACAACAATTTATTATTAGCTTTACAATCTGGGAAGGGTGCACCTGACATTTCTGATATTGAAGTAGGTCGTTTTCCAAACTTTTTACAAGGTGAACCACAACTGTTACCTATGAATGAATATGTTGAACCTGAAATGGATAATTTTATTGAATCTCGTCTTGATATTTATTCGAAGGATGGAAAATACTACGGAATGCCTACTCACGTTGGGGCAACTGTTATGTATTACAACAAAGAAATTATGGATCAAGCAGGTGTTGATATCGAGTCAATTAAAACATGGGATGACTATGTTGAAGCAGGTAAAAAAGTCGTTGCAAACACAGATGCTGTTATGACAACAGTACATACTGGTGACGCAACAACTTTCCAACAAATGATTAGTCAGCAAGAGTCTGATTTATTTGATGCTGATGGTAACTTAACTGTAGATAGTGAAAAGAATGTAAATACCCTTTCTTTATTAAATGACATGCTTTATACACATAAAATTGCAGAGCTAACTCCAGGTGGGGAACCACATGCTGAAGAATTTTATGCTTTTATGAATGAAGGAAAAGCAGCTTCCATTTCTATGCCAATGTGGTATATGGGACGCTTCACAGACTACATGCCTGACTTAAAAGGTAAGATGGTTATTCGT encodes:
- a CDS encoding carbohydrate ABC transporter permease, whose amino-acid sequence is MLPTSKSTSQELAIPVKRQNKLVKFLNSKKVVPYIFVSPFILSFLLFSLYPSIKAIIMSFQQVLPGQTTFIGVSNYSRVFNPTFLKALSNTSIYVILTVIILVITPIVLAVLLDSKIVKFKTFFRASLFLPALASTIVSGMVFRLMFGETDTAAANQIMNWLGLGSVDWRYNAWSGMFLMVLLCSWRWMGVNILYFLAALQNVPKELYEAAEIDGASTIKKFYYVTLPFLKPVTIFVTTISVIHGFRMFEESFVFWEAGSPGNIGLTVVGYLYQQGIQQNDMGFGAAIGVVLMLIIFVVSFIQLILTGAFKKEDA
- a CDS encoding carbohydrate ABC transporter permease, which translates into the protein MKKEKNSLLVWVANISFIIISFIALFPILNLLISSFRPSSELMRNGISLVFDPSTLSLNNYTYIITQGGNYWSWFINSLSISAITIILSLFFSSMVGYALALYDFKGRNLVFGFVLFILMVPFEILMLPLFQLMINMNLINTYTAVILPAVVAPVAVFFFRQYAIGLPKELMDAARIDGASEYGIFFKIMLPLMAPSMAAMAILQGLGSWNNFLWPLIVLRSNDMFTLPIGLATLLTPYGNNYDILIAGSVMTIVPIIILFIFFQRYFVAGLTVGGVKG
- a CDS encoding YesL family protein — encoded protein: MNGKQIVTKLDYILQWISRLVILNVLWIFFSILGLFVAGIFPATAALLGVARKWIMGEHEIKIWNTFKQIYRQEFASANIIGWILSIAGIILFINYQLISNSTSDLFFVIPFAFYFIVFFYTILLIWAFPLLVHYKATWRQHIKNAIIIGLSKIHYTIMCGLVIVSIIYFSLSYPGLIPFFTFSAIGCGSMFFSLRIFNKMDQGLNSQLVDNR
- a CDS encoding ABC transporter substrate-binding protein yields the protein MKMKSLLSILLGLSMCFLLVACKGGNSTSGEATESEVIGGDVEDATELKYWTFVELHMEFFKDAVPRWNELHPDKPIKLVAETFPYDQMHNNLLLALQSGKGAPDISDIEVGRFPNFLQGEPQLLPMNEYVEPEMDNFIESRLDIYSKDGKYYGMPTHVGATVMYYNKEIMDQAGVDIESIKTWDDYVEAGKKVVANTDAVMTTVHTGDATTFQQMISQQESDLFDADGNLTVDSEKNVNTLSLLNDMLYTHKIAELTPGGEPHAEEFYAFMNEGKAASISMPMWYMGRFTDYMPDLKGKMVIRPMPAWEEGGDRSVGIGGTGTVVTNQTEHAELAKEFLAFAKLSKEANIKLWTVLGFDPPRWDVWEDPAVREDNKFYQYFGNDIFDTLLEIKDEINGIKVTEHYPDVLTELNTNTLNNVLRQKSQSPEEALKQAQETVEANMQ